A window of the Serratia sarumanii genome harbors these coding sequences:
- a CDS encoding 4-aminobutyrate--2-oxoglutarate transaminase yields MKNAELNQRRQDATPRGVGVMCGFYAERAENATLWDVEGKEVIDFASGIAVLNTGHRHPKVIAAIEKQLQAFTHTAYQIVPYESYVTLAERINQRAPIAGPCKTAFFTTGAEAVENAVKIARAYTGRPGLITFGGGFHGRTYMTMALTGKVAPYKLGFGPFPGSVFHGQYPNALYGVTTEDAMNSLDRLFKADIDPKQVAAIVLEPVQGEGGFNVAPAEFMQALRALCDQHGILLIADEVQTGFARTGKLFAMEHYSVKPDLITMAKSLAGGMPLSAVAGRAEVMDAPAPGGLGGTYAGNPLAVAAAHAVLDVIDEEQLCQRAQRLGEHLVEVLQQARKTSPAIADVRAQGSMVAVEFNDPATGKPSAEITRQVQQKAMEEGLLLLSCGVNGNVIRFLYPLTIPDDQFTKAMGILSRALAH; encoded by the coding sequence ATGAAAAACGCAGAATTGAACCAACGCCGTCAGGACGCCACCCCGCGCGGAGTGGGCGTGATGTGTGGTTTTTACGCCGAGCGCGCAGAGAACGCCACGCTGTGGGATGTGGAAGGCAAAGAAGTGATCGACTTCGCCTCGGGGATCGCCGTGCTGAACACCGGCCACCGCCACCCGAAGGTGATCGCCGCGATTGAAAAGCAGCTGCAGGCCTTCACCCACACCGCCTATCAGATCGTTCCTTACGAAAGCTATGTCACGTTGGCGGAGCGCATCAACCAGCGCGCGCCGATCGCCGGCCCGTGTAAAACCGCCTTCTTCACCACCGGCGCGGAGGCGGTGGAAAACGCGGTGAAGATCGCCCGTGCTTACACCGGCCGCCCGGGGTTGATCACCTTCGGCGGCGGCTTCCACGGCCGCACCTACATGACCATGGCGCTGACCGGCAAAGTGGCGCCTTACAAACTGGGCTTTGGCCCATTCCCCGGCTCGGTGTTCCACGGCCAGTACCCGAACGCGTTGTACGGCGTGACCACCGAAGACGCGATGAACAGCCTGGATCGCCTGTTTAAAGCGGATATCGATCCCAAGCAGGTGGCGGCGATCGTGCTGGAGCCGGTGCAGGGCGAAGGCGGCTTCAACGTGGCGCCGGCCGAGTTCATGCAGGCGCTGCGCGCGCTGTGCGACCAGCATGGCATCCTGCTGATCGCCGACGAAGTGCAGACCGGCTTCGCCCGTACCGGCAAGCTGTTCGCCATGGAGCACTACAGCGTTAAACCGGATCTGATCACCATGGCGAAAAGCCTGGCGGGCGGCATGCCGCTGTCGGCGGTGGCGGGCCGCGCTGAGGTGATGGACGCGCCGGCGCCGGGCGGGCTGGGCGGCACCTACGCCGGTAACCCGCTGGCGGTGGCCGCGGCGCATGCGGTGCTGGACGTGATCGACGAAGAGCAGCTATGCCAGCGCGCCCAGCGCTTGGGCGAGCACCTGGTGGAAGTGTTGCAGCAGGCGCGCAAAACCAGCCCGGCGATCGCCGATGTGCGCGCGCAAGGCTCGATGGTGGCGGTGGAGTTCAACGATCCGGCTACCGGCAAGCCTTCGGCGGAGATCACCCGTCAGGTGCAGCAGAAGGCGATGGAAGAAGGGCTGCTGCTGCTGAGCTGCGGCGTGAACGGCAACGTGATCCGCTTCCTGTATCCGCTGACCATCCCGGACGATCAGTTCACCAAGGCGATGGGCATCCTGTCCCGCGCGCTGGCTCACTAA
- a CDS encoding PLP-dependent aminotransferase family protein: MRSLSGDLLLQRLGEQPDDKLHKRLYNAIRTSILDGSLPPSSRLPASRDLAQELSLSRNTVLTVYEQLLAEGYVSARAGSGTFVADTVPDSCLSTGGAPADGSGQPRRVELSERGATLLHHASASPKQWGAFIPGVPDVNAFPHQLFSKIQARLSRRPAPQRLTYSNQGGSPELQHALVEYLRVARSVRCSPEQILITEGIHQAIDLVTRMLCNPGDDAWIEEPGYWGIRNILRINALNICPLAVDEAGLVPPEQPTTPPRLIFVTPSHQYPLGSVMSLARRQRLLALARNAGGWIVEDDYDSEFRFSGQPIPALQGLEADAPVIYIGTFSKTLYPALRLGYVVLPPPLVQALKTAHAELYRGGHLLIQSALAEFIQAGHYTAHIRRMRLLYARRRAFLTGLIEQHLGKQALSEFNSNAGLHLILNLPDEADDVAIAAAAGARGVLVRPLSRYYMQPNRRRGLLMGFACVPEEQMAAAFTQLLACINAPEMKKAAP; encoded by the coding sequence TTGCGCTCATTGAGTGGTGATCTGTTGCTGCAGCGCCTCGGCGAGCAGCCCGATGACAAGCTGCATAAGCGGCTTTACAACGCGATCCGCACCAGCATTCTCGACGGCAGCCTGCCGCCCTCCAGCCGCTTGCCCGCCTCGCGCGATCTGGCGCAGGAGCTCAGCCTGTCCCGCAACACCGTATTAACCGTTTATGAACAACTGTTGGCGGAAGGCTACGTATCGGCGCGCGCCGGCAGCGGCACCTTCGTCGCCGACACGGTGCCGGACAGCTGCCTCTCCACCGGCGGCGCGCCGGCCGACGGCAGCGGGCAACCGCGGCGCGTCGAACTGTCGGAACGCGGCGCCACGCTGCTGCACCACGCCAGCGCCAGCCCCAAACAGTGGGGAGCATTCATTCCCGGCGTGCCCGACGTCAACGCCTTTCCCCATCAGCTGTTCAGCAAGATCCAGGCGCGCCTCAGCCGCCGCCCGGCGCCGCAGCGGCTGACCTACAGCAATCAGGGCGGCAGCCCGGAGCTGCAGCATGCGTTGGTGGAGTATTTACGGGTGGCGCGCTCGGTGCGTTGTTCGCCGGAACAGATCCTGATCACCGAAGGCATCCATCAGGCGATCGATCTGGTGACGCGCATGCTGTGCAATCCGGGGGATGACGCCTGGATCGAAGAGCCGGGCTATTGGGGGATCCGCAATATCCTGCGCATCAATGCGCTGAACATCTGCCCGCTGGCGGTGGACGAAGCCGGGCTGGTGCCGCCGGAGCAGCCGACCACCCCGCCCCGCCTGATTTTCGTCACTCCGTCGCACCAGTATCCGCTCGGCTCGGTGATGAGCCTGGCGCGCCGCCAACGGCTGCTGGCGCTGGCGCGCAACGCCGGCGGTTGGATCGTCGAGGACGATTACGACAGTGAATTCCGCTTTTCCGGCCAACCGATCCCGGCGCTGCAAGGGCTGGAGGCCGACGCGCCGGTGATTTATATCGGCACCTTCAGCAAAACGCTCTATCCGGCGCTGCGCCTCGGCTATGTGGTGTTGCCGCCGCCGCTGGTGCAGGCGCTGAAAACCGCCCACGCCGAGCTGTACCGCGGCGGGCACCTGCTGATCCAGAGCGCGCTGGCGGAGTTTATTCAGGCGGGGCATTACACCGCGCATATCCGCCGCATGCGGCTACTGTATGCCCGGCGGCGCGCTTTCCTGACCGGCTTGATCGAACAGCACCTCGGCAAACAGGCGCTCAGCGAGTTCAACAGCAACGCCGGGCTGCATCTGATCCTCAACCTGCCGGACGAGGCCGACGACGTGGCGATCGCCGCCGCCGCCGGCGCGCGCGGGGTGCTGGTGCGGCCGCTGTCGCGCTACTACATGCAGCCCAACCGCCGGCGCGGCCTGCTGATGGGGTTTGCCTGCGTGCCGGAAGAGCAGATGGCCGCCGCCTTCACCCAGCTGCTGGCGTGCATCAACGCGCCCGAAATGAAAAAGGCGGCTCCTTAG
- a CDS encoding ABC-F family ATP-binding cassette domain-containing protein codes for MAHFAQSPYFVLHQLTCQFADGETLFGPLDLAFDRQRCGLVGRNGVGKTQLLRLIAGRDRPGNGHVESHAALAYVAQQPEIAADTTLAQLLGYGEVFAALARIEQGRPLADDIDRLEGRWDLNDRLQSAFAAAGLPAFDPLRSACDLSGGERMRAALCGAFLGEADYLLLDEPTNHLDSAGRAWLYQQLERWQGGLLIASHDRQLLGHMERIVELTPGALRSYGGNYDDYRRQRDTEQQAARADLEHAREERRRTRARQQKEHDMSQRRSAQTLRVVDTLNIASFERVAYKSAAKESLGTLRKQHQDQRDSLDAAVREAYQRVEEEQPVLLALPGSDVSANKQVLVLEQLQLPFVSAPPLDLRIDGPMRVALTGPNGCGKSTLLKTVLGQLTALSGHCHCPLSTAYLDQTLSQLDPSLSVMDHLGLQDSPLAEGALRTRLAQLQLGADRIALPLGSLSGGERLKAALACALWRRQPAQLLLLDEPTNHLDLASSLAIETALADFPGAMLVVSHDEDFLQALRPTHRLHRQADGWRLQAW; via the coding sequence ATGGCTCATTTTGCGCAGTCCCCTTATTTCGTTTTACATCAACTGACCTGCCAATTTGCTGACGGCGAAACGCTGTTCGGCCCGCTGGATCTCGCTTTCGATCGGCAGCGCTGCGGCCTGGTAGGGCGCAACGGCGTCGGCAAAACCCAGCTGCTGCGCCTGATCGCCGGGCGGGATCGGCCGGGCAACGGGCACGTCGAATCCCATGCCGCATTGGCTTACGTTGCGCAGCAGCCGGAGATCGCGGCCGACACCACGCTGGCGCAGCTGCTGGGCTACGGCGAGGTGTTCGCCGCACTGGCGCGCATCGAGCAGGGGCGGCCATTGGCGGACGACATCGATCGTCTGGAAGGGCGCTGGGATCTCAACGATCGCCTGCAAAGCGCCTTCGCCGCCGCCGGGCTGCCGGCCTTCGATCCGTTGCGATCCGCGTGCGACTTGAGCGGTGGCGAACGGATGCGCGCGGCGCTGTGCGGCGCTTTTCTGGGGGAGGCGGATTATCTGCTGCTGGACGAACCGACCAACCACCTCGACAGCGCCGGGCGCGCCTGGCTGTATCAGCAACTGGAGCGGTGGCAGGGCGGGCTGCTGATCGCCAGCCATGATCGGCAACTACTGGGGCATATGGAGCGCATCGTCGAACTGACGCCCGGCGCGCTGCGCAGCTACGGCGGCAACTACGACGACTACCGGCGCCAGCGCGACACGGAGCAGCAGGCGGCGCGCGCCGATCTGGAGCATGCGCGCGAGGAGCGCCGCCGTACCCGCGCCCGTCAGCAGAAAGAGCATGACATGAGCCAGCGGCGCTCGGCGCAAACGCTGCGCGTCGTCGATACGCTGAATATCGCCTCTTTCGAACGGGTGGCCTACAAATCGGCGGCGAAGGAGAGCCTCGGCACGCTGCGCAAACAGCATCAGGACCAGCGCGACAGCCTCGATGCGGCGGTGCGCGAGGCTTATCAGCGGGTGGAAGAGGAACAGCCGGTGTTGCTGGCGCTGCCGGGCAGTGATGTGAGCGCGAACAAGCAGGTGCTGGTGCTCGAGCAGCTGCAGCTGCCGTTCGTCAGCGCGCCGCCGCTGGATCTGCGTATCGACGGCCCGATGCGCGTGGCGTTGACCGGCCCCAACGGCTGCGGAAAATCCACCTTGCTGAAAACCGTTCTCGGTCAGCTGACGGCGCTTTCCGGCCATTGTCATTGCCCGCTGTCGACGGCCTACCTCGATCAAACTCTGTCGCAGCTCGACCCGAGTCTGTCGGTGATGGACCATCTGGGGCTGCAGGATTCGCCGCTGGCGGAAGGCGCGTTGCGCACTCGGCTGGCCCAGCTGCAGCTTGGCGCGGATCGCATCGCGCTGCCGCTGGGCTCGCTGAGCGGCGGCGAACGGCTTAAGGCGGCGCTGGCCTGCGCGCTGTGGCGGCGACAACCGGCGCAGCTGCTGTTGCTGGACGAACCGACCAACCACCTGGATCTGGCGTCGTCGCTGGCGATCGAAACCGCCCTGGCAGATTTCCCCGGCGCGATGCTGGTGGTGTCGCACGACGAAGACTTCCTGCAGGCGCTGCGGCCGACGCACCGCCTGCACCGGCAGGCGGACGGTTGGCGGCTTCAGGCCTGGTAA
- a CDS encoding FAD-dependent oxidoreductase gives MSNYPHLLAPLDLGFTTLKNRVLMGSMHTGLEELPDGPQRLAAFYAERAAAGVALIVTGGIAPNEQGVVFRGGSILNSEEQLPHHRPVTEAVHLAGGKIALQILHTGRYSYQPKLVAPSALQAPINPFTPSALSEAEIEQTIADFARCAALAQQAGYDGVEVMGSEGYLINQFLTTRTNQRDDQWGGSFTNRMRFAVETVRAVRQAVGAEFILIYRLSMLDLVEDGSSWQEIEQLALAVEQAGATIINTGIGWHEARIPTIATMVPRAGFSWVTRKLMGKVGIPLITTNRINDPAVAEQVLADGCADMVSMARPFLADAAFVQKAAEGRADEINTCIGCNQACLDQIFEGKLTSCLVNPRACRETEMPLTMTEKPKKLAVIGAGPAGLAFATTAASRGHQVTLFDAAEQIGGQFNIAKQIPGKEEFHETLRYFRRQLALREVTVRLGVKVEAADLSEFDEVILACGIVPRTPDIPGIGHAKVLSYLDVLRDKKPVGQRVAIVGAGGIGFDTAEYLSQHGVSSSLDQAEFNREWGIDGRLEQRGGLAAQGPLAPRAARQIYLLQRKTSKVGEGLGKTTGWIHRASLAMRGVKMLNSVSYRLIDDEGLHITRAEQESCLPVDTVVICAGQEPRRELQQPLLAMGKTVHLIGGADVAAELDARRAIDQGTRLAMAL, from the coding sequence ATGAGCAATTACCCTCACCTGCTGGCGCCGCTGGATCTCGGCTTCACTACCCTGAAAAACCGGGTGCTGATGGGATCGATGCATACCGGCCTGGAAGAGCTGCCCGACGGCCCGCAGCGCCTGGCCGCGTTCTATGCCGAGCGCGCCGCCGCCGGCGTGGCGCTGATCGTCACCGGCGGCATCGCCCCGAACGAACAGGGCGTGGTTTTTCGCGGCGGTTCGATCCTCAACAGCGAGGAGCAATTGCCTCACCACCGCCCGGTGACCGAAGCCGTCCACCTGGCGGGCGGCAAAATTGCGCTGCAGATCCTGCACACCGGCCGCTACAGCTATCAACCCAAGCTGGTCGCCCCTTCCGCCCTGCAGGCGCCGATCAACCCGTTTACGCCGAGCGCGCTGAGTGAAGCGGAGATCGAGCAGACCATCGCCGACTTCGCCCGCTGCGCGGCGCTGGCGCAACAGGCCGGCTACGACGGCGTTGAGGTGATGGGTTCCGAAGGCTACCTGATCAACCAATTCTTGACGACGCGTACCAATCAGCGCGACGACCAATGGGGCGGCAGCTTCACCAACCGCATGCGCTTCGCCGTCGAGACCGTCAGGGCGGTGCGCCAGGCGGTGGGCGCGGAGTTCATTCTGATCTACCGGCTGTCGATGCTCGATCTGGTGGAAGACGGCTCCAGCTGGCAGGAGATCGAACAGCTGGCGCTGGCGGTTGAACAGGCGGGCGCCACGATCATCAATACCGGCATCGGCTGGCACGAAGCGCGTATTCCGACTATCGCCACCATGGTGCCGCGCGCCGGGTTCAGTTGGGTGACCCGCAAGCTGATGGGCAAGGTCGGCATCCCGCTGATCACCACCAACCGCATCAACGATCCGGCGGTGGCCGAGCAGGTGCTGGCGGATGGCTGCGCCGACATGGTGTCGATGGCGCGTCCGTTCCTCGCCGACGCCGCCTTTGTGCAGAAAGCCGCCGAAGGGCGCGCCGACGAGATCAATACCTGCATCGGCTGCAACCAGGCCTGTCTCGACCAGATTTTTGAAGGCAAGCTGACTTCCTGCCTGGTCAACCCGCGCGCCTGCCGCGAAACCGAAATGCCGCTGACAATGACGGAGAAACCGAAAAAACTGGCGGTGATCGGCGCCGGCCCCGCCGGGCTGGCCTTTGCCACCACCGCCGCCAGCCGCGGCCATCAGGTGACGCTGTTCGACGCCGCCGAGCAGATCGGCGGCCAATTCAACATCGCCAAGCAGATCCCCGGCAAGGAAGAATTCCATGAAACCCTGCGTTACTTCCGCCGCCAACTGGCGCTGCGTGAAGTGACGGTCAGGCTGGGCGTCAAGGTCGAGGCGGCGGATTTAAGCGAATTCGACGAAGTGATCCTCGCCTGCGGCATCGTGCCGCGCACCCCGGATATTCCCGGCATCGGCCACGCCAAGGTGCTGAGCTATCTGGACGTGCTGCGCGATAAAAAACCGGTCGGCCAGCGGGTGGCGATCGTCGGCGCCGGCGGCATCGGCTTCGACACCGCCGAGTACCTCAGCCAGCACGGCGTGTCCAGCAGCCTGGATCAGGCGGAATTCAACCGCGAATGGGGCATCGACGGCCGCCTTGAGCAGCGCGGCGGGCTGGCGGCGCAAGGCCCGCTGGCACCACGCGCCGCCCGGCAGATCTACCTGTTGCAGCGCAAAACCAGCAAGGTGGGCGAAGGCCTGGGGAAAACCACCGGTTGGATCCACCGCGCCAGCCTGGCGATGCGCGGCGTGAAGATGCTCAACAGCGTCAGCTATCGGCTGATCGACGATGAAGGGCTGCACATCACCCGCGCCGAGCAAGAGAGTTGCCTGCCGGTGGACACGGTGGTCATTTGCGCCGGGCAGGAACCGCGCCGCGAGCTGCAGCAGCCGCTGCTGGCGATGGGGAAAACCGTGCATCTGATCGGCGGCGCCGACGTGGCCGCCGAGCTGGACGCCCGCCGCGCGATCGATCAGGGGACGCGGCTGGCGATGGCGCTGTAA
- the rlmG gene encoding 23S rRNA (guanine(1835)-N(2))-methyltransferase RlmG produces the protein MSQLDLGTQQLELERYPQQEESTQLQAWEAADEYLLQQLENVDIGGRPVLIFNDNFGTLACALHAHRPYSVSDSYMSQLATRHNLKLNGLDPEQVTLLDSLAELPAAPAVVLIRVPKALALLEQQLRALRHVVTEDTLIVAGAKARDVHTSTMQLFEKVLGPTRTSLAWKKARLIFCQAADIVPPAAAETTDWPLDGTDWLIHNHANVFSRGSLDIGARLFMEHLPRGLNGHIVDLGCGNGVIGLTALAQNPEAQVTFVDESYMAVASSELNVEHNLPQELDRCQFEVNNALAGIERESVQAVLCNPPFHQQHAITDHTAWQMFCDAKRCLQVGGELRIVGNRHLDYHQKLKRLFGNCTLVASNKKFVILRAVKSGARR, from the coding sequence ATGAGCCAACTCGATCTGGGAACACAGCAACTTGAGCTGGAGCGTTATCCCCAACAAGAAGAATCCACCCAACTGCAGGCGTGGGAAGCGGCGGACGAATATCTGCTGCAACAGCTTGAAAACGTAGATATCGGCGGCCGTCCGGTGCTGATTTTCAACGATAACTTCGGCACCCTGGCCTGTGCGTTGCACGCGCATCGCCCTTACAGCGTCAGCGACTCCTACATGAGCCAGCTGGCGACGCGCCACAACCTCAAGCTCAACGGGCTGGATCCCGAGCAGGTTACGCTGCTGGACAGCCTGGCCGAGCTGCCGGCGGCGCCGGCAGTGGTGTTGATTCGCGTGCCGAAGGCGCTGGCGCTGCTGGAACAGCAGCTGCGCGCGCTGCGCCACGTCGTGACCGAAGACACGCTGATCGTCGCCGGCGCCAAGGCGCGCGACGTGCATACCTCGACGATGCAGCTGTTTGAAAAGGTGCTGGGCCCGACGCGCACCAGCCTGGCGTGGAAGAAAGCGCGCCTGATCTTCTGCCAGGCGGCGGACATCGTCCCGCCGGCGGCGGCGGAAACCACCGACTGGCCGCTGGACGGCACCGATTGGCTGATCCATAACCACGCCAACGTCTTCTCGCGCGGCAGCCTGGATATCGGCGCGCGCCTGTTTATGGAGCATCTGCCGCGCGGCCTGAACGGCCATATCGTCGATCTGGGCTGCGGCAACGGCGTGATTGGCCTGACGGCGCTGGCGCAAAACCCGGAAGCGCAGGTGACCTTCGTCGATGAATCTTACATGGCGGTGGCCTCCAGCGAACTGAACGTGGAGCACAACCTGCCGCAAGAGCTGGATCGCTGCCAGTTTGAGGTGAACAACGCGCTGGCGGGCATCGAGCGCGAAAGCGTGCAGGCGGTGCTGTGTAACCCGCCGTTCCACCAGCAGCACGCCATTACCGATCACACCGCCTGGCAGATGTTCTGCGACGCCAAGCGCTGTCTGCAGGTGGGCGGCGAATTGCGCATCGTCGGCAACCGCCACCTCGACTATCACCAGAAGCTCAAGCGTCTGTTCGGCAACTGCACGCTGGTGGCCTCGAACAAGAAGTTCGTGATCTTGAGAGCGGTGAAATCCGGCGCGCGTCGCTGA
- a CDS encoding M48 family metallopeptidase — protein sequence MSELTYLQGYPTHLQSQVQQLIHQNRLGDVLLQRYPQVHGCTTDKSLYQFTVDLKNQYLRNAQPLSKVAYDSKIHVMKHALGLHTAISRVQGGKLKAKAEIRVATVFKVAPEPFLRMIVVHELAHLKEKDHNKAFYSLCCHMEPDYHQLEFDTRLYLTHLSLFGELYA from the coding sequence ATGTCTGAATTGACCTACCTGCAAGGCTACCCAACGCATCTGCAAAGTCAGGTGCAGCAACTGATCCATCAAAACCGGCTGGGAGACGTGCTGCTACAGCGCTACCCGCAGGTGCACGGCTGCACCACCGACAAGTCGCTGTATCAGTTTACCGTCGATCTGAAAAACCAGTATCTGCGCAACGCCCAGCCGCTGAGCAAGGTGGCCTACGACAGCAAGATCCACGTCATGAAGCACGCGCTTGGCCTGCACACCGCCATCTCGCGCGTGCAGGGCGGCAAGCTGAAGGCCAAGGCGGAAATCCGCGTGGCGACGGTGTTCAAGGTCGCGCCCGAACCCTTTTTGCGCATGATCGTGGTGCATGAGCTGGCGCACCTGAAAGAGAAAGATCACAACAAGGCGTTCTACAGCCTGTGCTGCCATATGGAGCCGGATTACCACCAGCTGGAGTTCGATACCCGGCTGTATCTGACGCACCTTTCGCTGTTTGGCGAGCTGTATGCATAG
- a CDS encoding Gfo/Idh/MocA family protein codes for MIRFAVVGTNWITERFIDAAHESGKLKLSAVYSRSLEQAQAFGANYQVTQFFDSLEAMAQSDAIDAVYIASPNSLHCPQSLLFLRHKKHVICEKPLASNQREAEQLVACARENQVVLFEAFKSAYLPNFLALQQALPKVGRLRKAFINYCQYSSRYPRYLAGENPNTFNPQFSNGSIMDIGYYCLASAVALFGAPQSVLASATLLDTGVDAHGTVCLNYGDFDVTLSHSKVSDSAIPSEIQGEEGTLIIDKISECQGVALTPRGGNRQDLSQTQHINTMLYEALAFAERVEQRQVEHPGLENSLIVARLLTDIRRQTGVVFPADGE; via the coding sequence ATGATTCGCTTTGCCGTCGTCGGCACCAACTGGATTACGGAACGTTTTATCGATGCCGCCCATGAAAGCGGCAAACTCAAGCTGAGCGCCGTGTATTCACGCTCGCTGGAACAGGCGCAGGCGTTTGGCGCCAACTATCAGGTCACGCAGTTTTTCGACTCGCTCGAGGCGATGGCGCAGTCTGACGCCATAGACGCGGTGTATATCGCCAGCCCCAACTCCCTGCACTGCCCGCAATCGCTGCTATTCCTGCGCCATAAAAAGCACGTGATCTGCGAAAAACCGCTGGCCTCCAACCAGCGCGAAGCGGAACAACTGGTCGCCTGCGCGCGGGAAAACCAGGTGGTGCTGTTCGAGGCGTTCAAAAGCGCCTATCTGCCGAATTTCCTGGCGCTGCAGCAGGCATTGCCTAAAGTCGGCCGGCTGCGCAAAGCCTTTATCAACTATTGCCAATACTCTTCGCGCTATCCGCGCTATCTCGCCGGCGAGAATCCCAACACCTTTAACCCGCAGTTTTCCAACGGCTCGATCATGGACATCGGCTACTACTGCCTGGCCAGCGCCGTAGCGCTGTTCGGTGCGCCGCAGTCGGTGCTGGCCAGCGCCACGCTGCTGGATACCGGCGTGGACGCCCACGGCACCGTCTGCCTGAACTACGGCGATTTCGACGTCACGCTTTCCCATTCCAAGGTCAGCGACTCGGCGATCCCCAGCGAAATCCAGGGGGAAGAAGGCACGCTGATTATCGACAAGATTTCCGAGTGTCAGGGCGTGGCGCTGACGCCGCGCGGCGGCAACCGGCAGGACCTGAGCCAGACGCAGCACATCAACACCATGCTGTATGAAGCGCTGGCTTTCGCCGAGCGGGTTGAGCAGCGTCAGGTGGAACATCCGGGGCTGGAGAATTCGCTGATCGTCGCCCGCCTGCTGACCGACATCCGCCGCCAGACCGGCGTCGTCTTCCCCGCCGACGGAGAATGA
- a CDS encoding glutamine amidotransferase, with translation MKPLLVMQTGDAPQAIRQELANFDGMFLQQGNIDAERAHIVHLPAGERPLPPAAYCGVVITGSPAMVTERLPWSEEAAEWLRQAMAIKLPLFGVCYGHQLLAYALGGEVGYHPQGMEVGTLEIELLPAAADDRRLTLLPPRFKANLIHSQSVLTPPAGAQTLARSQQDAHQILRYGDHALTTQFHPEFNGAVMSQYLQWLGELHPEQQARYQQQQQQVSDTPFSRLLLQGFVVSLGAQKAMAG, from the coding sequence ATGAAACCGCTGCTCGTGATGCAAACCGGCGACGCGCCGCAGGCCATTCGTCAGGAATTGGCCAACTTTGATGGCATGTTCCTGCAACAGGGGAATATCGACGCCGAACGCGCGCACATCGTGCATCTGCCCGCCGGCGAAAGGCCGTTGCCGCCGGCCGCCTATTGCGGCGTGGTCATCACCGGCTCGCCGGCGATGGTGACCGAACGGCTGCCGTGGAGCGAGGAGGCCGCCGAATGGCTGCGTCAGGCGATGGCGATCAAACTGCCGCTGTTCGGCGTCTGCTACGGCCACCAGCTGTTGGCCTACGCGCTCGGCGGCGAAGTGGGCTATCACCCGCAGGGCATGGAGGTCGGCACGCTGGAGATCGAACTGCTGCCCGCCGCGGCCGACGATCGGCGCCTCACCCTGCTGCCGCCGCGCTTCAAGGCCAATCTTATCCACTCGCAGAGCGTGCTGACGCCGCCCGCCGGCGCGCAGACGCTGGCGCGTTCGCAGCAGGACGCGCACCAGATCCTGCGCTATGGCGATCACGCCCTGACCACCCAGTTCCACCCGGAATTCAACGGCGCGGTGATGAGCCAGTATCTGCAGTGGCTCGGCGAACTGCATCCCGAGCAGCAAGCCCGCTATCAACAGCAACAACAACAGGTTAGCGACACGCCGTTCAGCCGCCTGCTGCTGCAGGGATTCGTCGTCAGCCTCGGCGCGCAAAAAGCGATGGCCGGCTAA
- a CDS encoding TerC family protein, with the protein MMNSVGTPWLWGSFAAVIVVMLAIDLLLQGRKGAHTMSMKQAASWSLVWVSLSLLFNFGFWYYLNETAGRAVADTQALAFLTGYLIEKALAVDNVFVWLMLFSYFAVPANLQRRVLIYGVLGAIVLRTIMIFAGSWLVSQFQWLLYLFGAFLLFTGIKMALAKEDDSAIGDKPLVKWLRSHLRMTDNLEGERFFVRRNGILFATPLVLVLILVELSDVIFAVDSIPAIFAVTTDPFIVLTSNLFAIMGLRAMYFLLANVAERFSMLKYGLSVILVFIGIKMLIIDFFHIPIGVSLGVVAGILTLTLLINAWVNRRNDRLANKQP; encoded by the coding sequence ATGATGAATTCCGTTGGCACACCGTGGTTATGGGGCAGCTTCGCCGCCGTCATAGTCGTGATGCTCGCAATCGATCTCCTGTTGCAGGGCCGTAAAGGCGCGCACACCATGTCTATGAAGCAGGCCGCCAGCTGGTCGCTGGTGTGGGTCAGCCTCTCCCTGCTGTTCAATTTCGGTTTCTGGTACTACCTGAATGAAACCGCCGGGCGCGCCGTCGCCGATACCCAGGCGCTGGCCTTCCTCACCGGCTACCTGATCGAAAAAGCGCTGGCGGTGGATAACGTGTTCGTCTGGCTGATGCTGTTCAGCTACTTCGCCGTGCCGGCCAACCTGCAGCGGCGGGTGCTGATCTACGGCGTGCTGGGGGCGATCGTGCTGCGTACCATCATGATCTTCGCCGGCAGCTGGCTGGTCAGCCAGTTCCAGTGGCTGCTGTATCTGTTCGGCGCCTTCCTGCTGTTCACCGGTATCAAAATGGCGCTGGCGAAGGAAGATGACTCGGCGATCGGCGACAAGCCGCTGGTGAAATGGCTGCGCAGCCACCTGCGCATGACCGACAACCTGGAAGGCGAGCGCTTCTTCGTGCGCCGCAACGGCATCCTGTTCGCCACCCCGCTGGTGCTGGTGCTGATCCTGGTAGAGCTGAGCGACGTGATCTTCGCGGTGGACAGCATTCCGGCGATCTTCGCCGTGACCACTGACCCGTTCATCGTCCTGACCTCCAACCTGTTCGCCATCATGGGCCTGCGCGCCATGTACTTCCTGCTGGCCAACGTGGCGGAGCGTTTCTCGATGCTGAAATACGGCCTGTCGGTGATTCTGGTGTTTATCGGCATCAAGATGCTGATTATCGACTTCTTCCACATCCCGATCGGCGTATCGCTGGGCGTGGTGGCGGGCATCCTGACGCTTACCTTGCTGATTAACGCCTGGGTCAACCGCCGCAACGATCGCCTGGCGAATAAACAACCATAA